GGTGTCGTTGTCGCGCAGGCCGCCGGGCTGGTCGGCAAACAGCCCGTCGCGCACCTGCGCGCGCCCGCTGCCCAGTGCGCAGACCACACCCAGCTCGTTCAGATATACCGCGCTACTGCTCACTGTCGTGCCTGTCCCATGTCCAACGATTCAATCACCAGTTCATAGCCTTCGGCCAGGTTGCGCAGGCGCAGGCGGCCGCCGTCGAGCGGTTCCAGTACCAGCCACGCCTTGCCACCCTGCACCAGGCGGCGGCCACCGTCGGCCTCGACCAGGCTCCATCCCGCGGGAAGCTTCGCCCGGATGGCATCGGCCGGCCACAGCGCGAACTGAAGGTCATCCAGCACGCGTTCGCCACGCACCTGCGGCGGCAGCCACGGGGCGCGGGTCTGTTCCAGGGTGTGCCCGTCCCAGACCATGCGCACGCCGGTCTGGCCCATTGCCTGCACCGCCAGCCGCACCTGCTCGCCATCGGCCTCGAGCAGCGCATCCAGCTCGCGCTCGTGGCTGCCGAAGCGGAACTGCAGGCGCTGCTGCAGCTGCAGCGGTTCTGCCAGCGCCGAGGGTGCCAGCTGCAGGGTCGGCAGCTGCACCAGGGGAGCAGGCATGCGGGTGCTGGCGCAGGCCGCCAGCAACACGCTCAACAGCAACGTCAGGATCAGCCGGTGCACAGTTCCTCCAGCACCCGCAGGCGGCGGCCGCTGTCATCGGCCACGTACGGGTTGGTGGTGTCCCACGCGTAGCCGGCCAGGATCGAGGAGATCATGCGGCGCACATCCGGCTGCGGGTCGGGGTGGTAGATGATCTTCTGGAAGCCACCGGCGTACCAGGCCTCGACGAAACGGCGGAAGGTCTTCACCCCCGCGCGCAGCGGAAGGGCGAACTCGCGCTCCCAGTCCACCTGCTCACCGGCATGCCGGCGCGCCAGGCAGTCGCTTGCCAGCTGCGCGGACTTGAAGGCGATGGTCACGCCCGAGGAGAACACCGGGTCCAGGAACTCGCCGGCGTTGCCCAGCAGCGCGTAGCCCTCGCCCCACAGCGAGCTGACGTTGGCCGAATAGCCGGTGATGGTGCGCACCGGCAGCACCGCCCATTCGGCGTTCTTCAGCAGGCGGGTCAGGTTCGGGTCTTCGCCGACGATGGCCTGCAGTTTCTCCAGGTCGGTGCCGTCGTACTTCTCGAAGAAGCTCGGCTCGGCCACCACGCCCAGCGAACAGCAGCCGTTGGAGAACGGAATGGTCCAGTACCACACGTCCACGTGTTCGGGATGGGTGGTGATCAGGATCTTGTTGCGGTCGAAACCGGCATCGGCCGGAATGTGGTCGCGCACGTGGCAGAAGATCGCACCGCGCACCGGGAAGTTCGACGGCGATTCCAGGTTGAGCAGGCGCGGCAGCAGGCGCGCGAAGCCGCTGGCATCGAGGATGAAGCCGGCTTCGATGGTGTACTCGCTGCCATCCGGGCGGCGCACCTGCACGCGCGCCGGGCTGCCGGGCTCGACCGACAGCACTTCGTCGCCGAAGCGCAGGGTGGTGCCCATGCGCTCGGCGCCGCGTGCCAGCACGTCGTCGAAATTGGCGCGCTGTACCTGGTAGGTGGTGCCCCAGCCCGGCGAGAACTTGTCGCGGAAGTCGAATTCGGTGGTGCGCTCGCCGCGCACGAAGGCCGCGCCGTTCTTGTACTGGAAGCCGGCTTCGACCACGTCCTGCAGCAGGCCGGCCGCTTCGATGTACTCCATGCTCTGCGGCAGCAGGCTCTCACCGATGGAGAAGCGCGGGAACTGCTGGCGCTCCAGCATCAGCACCTGGCGGCCCTGCTGGCGCAGCATGGCGGCGGCCACGGAGCCGGCAGGGCCGGCACCGATCACCAGGATTTCAGTTGTTTCCAGTGCTGCGCTCATCGATGCATCCTTGATCAAGAAATAGGGGGAGTCCGGCGCGGTCGCTCAGTGCGGCGCGTCGTGCGGTGGCGGGCGGAACAGCGGCGAGATCAACCAGACCAGGCCGATGCCGAACAGCAGGGTGAGGCCGAACGCGCGCAGCGCCGGCGTGGCCGACAGGCCCAACAGGCCGAACGACAGCCAGGTGCTGGCCGCGCCGACGCAGACCGCCAGCCAGGCGCTGGCATCGCCGCGGTGTTCGATCAGGAAGATGCCGTAATCGATGCCCATGCCGAGCAGCAGCATCAACGCCAATACATTGAACAGCTGCAGCGGCTGTCCGAACAGGCCGAGCAGGCCCAAGGTGAGCGCGCCGGCCGCCAGCGTGGGAGCGAACACGCGCCATGCCTGCCCGCGGTAGCGCCAGTACAGCACCGCGAACACCAGCACGATGCCGACCAGCAGCAGCGCGCTCATCAGCTTGCGGTAGTGCTTGAGCAGCGCGGAGAAATCGGCGGTGCGGTCGACCCAGCGCACGCCGTCGATGCCCTTGGCCTGCGCTTCGAGCAGCGTCAGCGCATCGGCGCGGGAGAGATCATCGACCATCACCACCGAGGCCATGCCCTTGCCCACTTCGCCCAGCCACAGGT
This is a stretch of genomic DNA from Stenotrophomonas rhizophila. It encodes these proteins:
- a CDS encoding DUF3261 domain-containing protein, yielding MHRLILTLLLSVLLAACASTRMPAPLVQLPTLQLAPSALAEPLQLQQRLQFRFGSHERELDALLEADGEQVRLAVQAMGQTGVRMVWDGHTLEQTRAPWLPPQVRGERVLDDLQFALWPADAIRAKLPAGWSLVEADGGRRLVQGGKAWLVLEPLDGGRLRLRNLAEGYELVIESLDMGQARQ
- a CDS encoding NAD(P)/FAD-dependent oxidoreductase codes for the protein MSAALETTEILVIGAGPAGSVAAAMLRQQGRQVLMLERQQFPRFSIGESLLPQSMEYIEAAGLLQDVVEAGFQYKNGAAFVRGERTTEFDFRDKFSPGWGTTYQVQRANFDDVLARGAERMGTTLRFGDEVLSVEPGSPARVQVRRPDGSEYTIEAGFILDASGFARLLPRLLNLESPSNFPVRGAIFCHVRDHIPADAGFDRNKILITTHPEHVDVWYWTIPFSNGCCSLGVVAEPSFFEKYDGTDLEKLQAIVGEDPNLTRLLKNAEWAVLPVRTITGYSANVSSLWGEGYALLGNAGEFLDPVFSSGVTIAFKSAQLASDCLARRHAGEQVDWEREFALPLRAGVKTFRRFVEAWYAGGFQKIIYHPDPQPDVRRMISSILAGYAWDTTNPYVADDSGRRLRVLEELCTG